The following coding sequences lie in one Pempheris klunzingeri isolate RE-2024b chromosome 13, fPemKlu1.hap1, whole genome shotgun sequence genomic window:
- the LOC139212453 gene encoding insulinoma-associated protein 2, whose protein sequence is MPRGFLVKRTRRCSASYRSRSNSTNKPGTFDGDRNNSEVTHPEAAMGSDVTSVSPFEPLPVSREGSAGVRDSWSPHVESALEAEADRRAQLPETEEQVSEVDVLTPDGDFCRFFPPPPPPPPPPPSRDLTLTEACSPVKPVGTRLLEQREEGEKQPLFPSRCLTSPPPSELPVELPELPFLVSSTPTSSSIERLLASSGRHAPSYGDPNMGHVHLFPPLTLVSPEQHHAARKRSFLEPDQRLNGSRHNKPVNNPLKKPKVNRKLNFEDEVTTSPVLGLRIKKESPELRRQREKSSGPAGTQPLGEFICQLCKEEYPDPFSLAQHKCSRIVRVEYRCPECDKVFSCPANLASHRRWHKPRPVINQGGEPAKSQPLKESRGLIQHEKQPVETEGKENELLRINTNQHHAPLDSSRIRREPSLLLLHGRSRDSPDSDSRAPPHYETSLHYRSPADSCLDLQQQVRAADSPPSSLLLLNGDPDERADLPQQQPPSLAHPPLPYVQEEEVYQCRYCGKKFRRQAYLKKHLAAHEMTARASPPPSSYGQARETSGGQSQVFLCHLCGARFPSVEIRDKHRLWHAMRDELLAGALGGGLRPDVFHAQGEEGGSREREQQQQQQIFTCTHCPSTFFSSPGLARHINKSHPAEHRQVMLLQMTVRP, encoded by the coding sequence ATGCCTCGAGGATTCCTGGTGAAGAGGACCCGGCGGTGCTCGGCGTCATACCGGTCCCGAAGTAACAGTACTAACAAACCGGGGACATTTGACGGTGACCGGAACAACTCTGAGGTGACACATCCGGAGGCAGCGATGGGGAGCGACGTGACCTCCGTTTCTCCGTTTGAACCGCTCCCGGTGTCCCGCGAGGGCTCCGCCGGTGTCAGAGATTCGTGGAGCCCGCACGTGGAGTCCGCGCTGGAGGCTGAGGCGGACCGGCGCGCGCAGTTACCGGAGACCGAAGAGCAGGTGAGCGAGGTGGACGTTTTGACTCCCGACGGCGATTTCTGCcgcttctttcctcctcctcctcctcctcctcctcctcctccttcacgcGACCTGACGTTAACCGAGGCTTGCAGCCCCGTTAAACCGGTCGGCACAAGACTGCTGGAGCAGCGcgaggagggagagaagcagCCGTTGTTCCCCAGCAGGTGCCTCACCTCACCCCCACCGTCGGAGCTGCCGGTCGAGTTACCGGAGCTGCCGTTCCTGGTGAGCTCCACGccgacctcctcctccatcgAGAGGCTCCTCGCGAGCAGCGGCCGCCACGCGCCCTCCTACGGTGACCCGAACATGGGTCACGTCCACTTGTTCCCGCCGCTGACTCTCGTGAGCCCGGAGCAGCATCACGCGGCGAGAAAACGCTCGTTCCTTGAACCGGACCAACGCCTGAACGGCAGCAGACACAACAAGCCCGTGAACAACCCGCTGAAGAAACCCAAAGTCAACCGGAAGCTGAACTTCGAGGATGAGGTCACCACCTCGCCGGTTTTGGGTTTGCGGATCAAGAAGGAGAGTCCCGAGCTGAGGAGACAGCGGGAGAAGTCGTCCGGTCCCGCCGGGACTCAGCCGCTGGGAGAGTTCATCTGCCAGCTGTGTAAGGAGGAGTACCCGGACCCTTTCTCCCTCGCGCAGCACAAGTGCTCCCGCATAGTGCGCGTGGAGTACCGGTGTCCCGAGTGCGACAAAGTCTTCAGCTGTCCCGCCAACCTGGCCTCCCACCGCCGCTGGCACAAGCCTCGTCCGGTGATCAACCAAGGAGGAGAGCCAGCCAAGAGCCAGCCGCTCAAAGAGTCGCGAGGGCTGATTCAGCACGAGAAGCAGCCGGTAGAGACGGAGGGCAAAGAGAACGAGCTGCTGCGCATTAATACCAATCAGCACCACGCGCCGCTGGACAGTTCCCGAATCAGGCGCGAGCcgtccctgctgctgctccacggTCGGTCTCGGGACAGCCCCGACAGCGACAGCCGCGCGCCTCCTCACTACGAGACGTCGCTTCATTACCGGAGTCCGGCCGACAGCTGCCTggacctgcagcagcaggtgaggGCGGCGGACAGTCCGCCCTCGAGCCTCCTTCTACTAAACGGCGACCCAGACGAGCGCGCGGACCTgccgcagcagcagccgccgTCGCTCGCGCACCCGCCTTTACCGTACGtccaggaggaggaagtgtaCCAGTGCCGGTACTGCGGGAAGAAGTTCCGCCGACAGGCTTACCTGAAGAAACACCTGGCTGCGCACGAGATGACGGCGCGAGCGTCTCCTCCGCCTTCGTCTTACGGCCAGGCGCGCGAGACGAGCGGCGGACAGAGCCAGGTGTTCCTCTGTCACCTGTGCGGCGCGCGCTTCCCGTCGGTTGAAATCAGGGACAAGCACCGCCTGTGGCACGCGATGAGGGACGAGTTGCTGGCGGGAGCTCTGGGGGGGGGACTCAGGCCAGACGTGTTCCACGCGCAGGGAGAGGAGGGCGGCAGCAGGGAGcgcgagcagcagcagcagcagcagatcttCACGTGCACGCACTGTCCGTCCACGTTCTTCAGCTCCCCGGGCCTCGCGAGACACATCAACAAGTCTCACCCCGCCGAGCACCGGcaggtgatgctgctgcagatgaCCGTGCGGCCGTAG